A stretch of the Candidatus Goldiibacteriota bacterium HGW-Goldbacteria-1 genome encodes the following:
- the tsf gene encoding translation elongation factor Ts has product MAEVTTELVKELREKTGAGIGDCRKALMECEGDIEKAGEWLREKGIASAGKRAGKSANQGLIFSYIHGEGKVGVLLELNCETDFVARTEDFKELCKDIAMQIAAMNPLYVRREEVPLEIIEKEKEIYTAQMAETKKPANIIEKIVLGKLDKYFSEVCLVEQLFVKDDTKNIDTLIKEKIAKIGENISVKRFARFVLGENV; this is encoded by the coding sequence ATGGCAGAAGTGACAACTGAACTGGTAAAAGAATTAAGGGAAAAAACAGGCGCCGGAATAGGCGACTGCCGGAAGGCTCTTATGGAGTGCGAAGGCGACATTGAAAAAGCAGGCGAGTGGCTGCGCGAAAAAGGAATTGCATCTGCCGGTAAAAGGGCGGGAAAGTCCGCGAACCAGGGGCTTATTTTCAGCTATATTCACGGCGAAGGAAAAGTGGGAGTGCTTCTTGAATTAAACTGTGAAACAGATTTTGTAGCAAGGACAGAGGATTTCAAAGAACTTTGCAAGGACATAGCCATGCAGATAGCGGCAATGAATCCGCTTTATGTAAGGCGTGAAGAAGTCCCGCTTGAAATAATTGAAAAAGAAAAAGAAATATACACGGCACAGATGGCAGAAACAAAAAAGCCGGCAAATATCATTGAAAAAATTGTGCTTGGAAAACTTGACAAGTATTTCAGCGAAGTGTGTTTGGTGGAACAGCTTTTTGTAAAAGACGACACCAAAAATATTGATACGCTTATTAAGGAAAAGATTGCCAAAATAGGGGAAAATATCTCTGTTAAAAGGTTTGCCAGGTTTGTACTTGGAGAGAACGTTTAA
- a CDS encoding di-trans,poly-cis-decaprenylcistransferase translates to MDKNRLPVHIAIIMDGNGRWAKKRGLPRIMGHKEGAESVRAITETCAQIGIKYLTFYAFSTENWKRPKPEVKFLMSMLDSYLKRERATIMKNNIRFKSIGDRKKLPDAVVEKINYLEKESLKNTGLTMILALNYGSRDEIKKAVIKIAKKVKTGEVKPSDITEKMIEENLYTKNIPDPDLMIRTSGEMRISNFLLWQLAYSELYVTGTLWPDFRKKELAAAIEEYQKRDRRFGGLTNG, encoded by the coding sequence GTGGATAAAAACCGCCTGCCGGTTCACATTGCCATTATCATGGACGGCAATGGAAGATGGGCAAAAAAAAGGGGACTGCCCAGAATAATGGGGCATAAAGAGGGCGCGGAATCCGTAAGGGCAATAACGGAAACTTGCGCGCAAATTGGGATAAAATACCTGACCTTTTACGCTTTTTCCACGGAAAACTGGAAGCGCCCCAAACCTGAAGTGAAATTTTTGATGTCCATGCTGGATTCATATTTAAAGCGCGAGCGCGCAACCATAATGAAAAATAATATACGGTTTAAATCAATAGGGGACAGGAAAAAACTTCCCGATGCAGTGGTGGAAAAAATAAATTATCTTGAAAAAGAATCCTTAAAAAACACGGGCCTTACCATGATATTGGCGTTAAACTACGGTTCGCGTGATGAAATAAAAAAGGCTGTCATTAAAATAGCCAAAAAGGTAAAAACAGGGGAAGTTAAACCTTCTGATATAACGGAAAAAATGATAGAAGAAAACCTTTACACAAAAAACATACCTGACCCGGACCTGATGATAAGGACAAGCGGAGAGATGAGAATAAGTAATTTTCTGCTGTGGCAGCTTGCTTATTCGGAACTGTACGTGACCGGCACTTTGTGGCCGGATTTCAGAAAAAAAGAACTTGCCGCGGCTATTGAAGAGTATCAGAAGCGCGACAGAAGGTTCGGAGGGCTGACAAATGGTTAA
- a CDS encoding 1-deoxy-D-xylulose-5-phosphate reductoisomerase, with protein sequence MKKIAILGSTGSIGKSALELFDGPLSDYKVIALSANDNVQEMLKQAKKYKPKYIAMLDTKAAEYLKKKLKGVKVLSGLEGLIELAVLKEADVVLLSVVGAVGMVPLLSAIRKGKTIALANKEALIIAGELIKKEVKKYKAVILPVDSEHNAVFQAMQGNKKEYIKKLIITASGGPLKNMPFESFNKISVEQALAHPTWKMGKKITIDSSTLMNKGLEVIEAHYLFDIPFEKIEVVIHPQSIVHSLVEYIDGSVIAQLSNPDMKLPIMYALTYPERRRGIVKPLNLAQAGKLEFFPVDFTKFKAFSIALKAGKAGGTMPACMNAANETAVHAFLEKRITFDKITDIVEKVILLHKNIKNPNLEQILKTDLLSRQAAEEIING encoded by the coding sequence TTGAAAAAGATAGCTATACTTGGCTCTACAGGTTCCATAGGAAAATCCGCGCTTGAACTGTTTGACGGGCCGCTGTCAGATTATAAAGTTATTGCCCTGTCTGCCAATGACAACGTGCAGGAAATGTTAAAACAGGCAAAAAAGTATAAGCCAAAATATATAGCCATGCTTGATACAAAAGCCGCGGAATATTTAAAAAAGAAATTAAAAGGCGTTAAAGTTCTGTCCGGACTGGAAGGGCTTATTGAACTTGCGGTATTAAAAGAAGCTGACGTAGTTTTATTATCCGTTGTAGGCGCTGTGGGAATGGTGCCGCTTTTATCCGCCATCAGAAAAGGAAAAACAATAGCGCTTGCAAACAAAGAAGCCCTGATTATAGCGGGCGAACTTATAAAAAAAGAGGTAAAAAAATATAAAGCCGTAATACTTCCCGTGGACAGTGAACACAATGCGGTTTTTCAGGCAATGCAGGGAAATAAAAAAGAATACATAAAAAAACTAATTATTACCGCGTCCGGCGGCCCTTTAAAAAACATGCCGTTTGAAAGTTTTAATAAAATATCAGTGGAACAGGCGCTTGCACACCCCACCTGGAAAATGGGAAAAAAGATAACAATTGACTCGTCCACCTTGATGAATAAGGGGCTGGAAGTTATTGAAGCGCACTACCTGTTTGACATTCCTTTTGAAAAAATAGAAGTGGTGATACACCCGCAGTCAATAGTACATTCGCTTGTGGAATACATAGACGGTTCTGTCATCGCGCAGCTTTCAAATCCGGACATGAAACTGCCTATTATGTACGCGCTTACATATCCGGAAAGAAGGCGTGGTATTGTAAAACCGTTAAACCTTGCGCAGGCCGGAAAACTTGAGTTTTTTCCGGTGGATTTTACAAAGTTTAAGGCTTTTTCAATCGCGTTAAAAGCGGGAAAGGCAGGCGGCACAATGCCTGCCTGCATGAATGCCGCAAATGAAACTGCCGTTCACGCGTTTCTTGAAAAACGCATCACGTTTGATAAAATTACGGACATAGTTGAAAAAGTTATTTTATTGCATAAAAATATAAAAAATCCAAATCTGGAACAGATATTAAAAACTGACCTGCTATCAAGGCAGGCTGCAGAGGAGATTATAAATGGTTGA
- a CDS encoding UMP kinase: MAKKAKSGGKNYKRIMLKISGEALAGDKSSGIDYETIYRIASEIKEVQKMGVQIGVVIGGGNIFRGGRGKIKIDRVVGDYMGMLATIINAMAVQDILEHMGVQTRVLTAIEMKQIAEPYIRRRAMRHLEKGRVVIFAGGTGNPYFTTDTAAALRGIEIGAEVFLKATKVSGVYSGDPMTDKNAKRYTALKYMDVLSKNLKVIDSTAISLCMENNIPLVIFNMKEKGNVKKVVQKKNIGTTIS; the protein is encoded by the coding sequence ATGGCTAAAAAAGCAAAATCTGGCGGTAAAAATTATAAACGTATTATGCTGAAAATAAGCGGCGAAGCTTTAGCCGGGGACAAAAGCAGCGGAATTGACTATGAAACAATTTATAGAATTGCTTCAGAGATAAAAGAAGTTCAGAAAATGGGCGTTCAGATAGGTGTGGTAATAGGCGGGGGAAATATTTTCCGCGGAGGCCGGGGCAAGATAAAAATAGACAGGGTGGTAGGCGATTATATGGGAATGCTTGCCACAATTATAAACGCAATGGCTGTGCAGGATATTTTAGAGCACATGGGCGTTCAGACAAGGGTTTTAACGGCAATTGAAATGAAACAGATAGCGGAACCATATATCAGAAGAAGGGCTATGAGACACCTTGAAAAAGGGCGGGTGGTTATCTTTGCGGGAGGCACGGGAAACCCCTATTTTACAACAGATACCGCGGCGGCTTTAAGGGGGATTGAAATAGGCGCGGAAGTTTTTTTAAAAGCCACAAAGGTTTCCGGCGTTTACAGCGGAGACCCCATGACGGATAAAAATGCCAAACGCTATACTGCTTTAAAATATATGGATGTGTTAAGCAAAAATTTAAAGGTAATAGATTCCACGGCGATATCGCTTTGCATGGAAAATAATATACCGCTGGTTATATTTAATATGAAAGAAAAGGGGAATGTAAAGAAAGTTGTGCAGAAGAAAAACATAGGCACAACCATTAGCTAA
- a CDS encoding proline--tRNA ligase has product MRFSNALINTLRETPKEAETVAHKFMLRACMIKKLGAGIYDWMPLGFKSLQKVINIIREEMNKAGAQEVLLPVLSPAELWKETGRWNVYGKELMRIKDRHDNEFALGPTHEEVITDLVRREVNSYKQLPINLYQIQGKFRDEIRPRFGVMRSREFLMKDAYSFDRDEEGAMKSYRNMFETYVKICKRIGFKFRAVEADSGAIGGNLSSEFMVLAETGEDTIIYCEKCEYAANMEKAAFKKEPAMDAPEEALTKVHTPNIRTVEELAAFLGKKPEETAKTILYIVDGKKMAGAVIRGDREINEVKLKNALGAAELRLATPEEILEKTGAPVGFAGPINLREKGVRLAVDETAAYLKNTVTGGNENDYHYTGVNRGRDYQENLIADFAAAKKGDSCPKCGGELNEQKGIEMGHVFFLGNKYSKSMKATFLDESGKSKEMVMGCYGIGVSRVVAASIEQNNDENGIIWPMAIAPYEVNIVVVNAKYKEGMDYSEALYKQLKEAGVDVIMDDRDISPGVKFKDADLIGFPLRIVVGEKNFAAGQVEMSLRRDPKNRVMLDKGAAFEEIINIINKEKKGIL; this is encoded by the coding sequence ATGAGATTCAGCAATGCTCTGATAAATACTCTTCGCGAGACGCCAAAAGAGGCGGAAACAGTCGCGCATAAATTCATGCTGCGCGCGTGCATGATAAAAAAACTTGGGGCTGGCATATATGACTGGATGCCGCTGGGATTTAAGTCGCTTCAGAAAGTAATTAATATAATAAGGGAAGAGATGAACAAAGCGGGGGCGCAGGAAGTATTATTACCTGTATTATCACCTGCAGAACTTTGGAAAGAAACCGGCCGCTGGAACGTTTACGGGAAAGAGCTGATGAGGATAAAAGACAGGCACGACAACGAATTCGCGCTTGGGCCGACTCACGAAGAAGTTATAACTGACCTTGTAAGAAGGGAAGTAAATTCTTACAAACAGCTGCCGATAAATTTATACCAGATACAGGGAAAATTCCGCGATGAAATAAGGCCGCGTTTTGGCGTTATGCGCTCCAGGGAATTTCTTATGAAGGACGCTTATTCCTTTGACCGTGATGAAGAAGGCGCGATGAAAAGCTACAGAAATATGTTTGAAACTTATGTAAAAATCTGCAAAAGAATTGGTTTTAAGTTCCGCGCGGTGGAAGCGGATTCCGGCGCCATAGGCGGCAATTTATCATCGGAATTTATGGTGCTGGCTGAAACAGGCGAAGACACAATCATTTACTGTGAAAAATGCGAGTACGCCGCGAATATGGAAAAAGCTGCTTTTAAAAAAGAGCCGGCAATGGACGCGCCTGAAGAGGCGCTTACCAAAGTCCACACTCCCAATATCAGGACAGTGGAAGAACTTGCCGCTTTTCTTGGAAAAAAACCTGAAGAAACAGCAAAGACAATTCTATACATTGTTGACGGCAAAAAAATGGCAGGGGCTGTTATCAGGGGCGACAGGGAAATAAATGAAGTTAAATTAAAAAATGCCCTTGGCGCGGCAGAATTACGCCTTGCCACACCTGAAGAAATACTTGAAAAAACAGGCGCGCCTGTCGGATTTGCCGGACCGATTAACTTAAGAGAAAAGGGTGTAAGGCTGGCAGTGGATGAAACAGCGGCATATTTAAAAAACACGGTCACCGGCGGAAATGAAAACGACTACCATTACACAGGGGTCAACCGCGGCAGGGATTATCAGGAAAATCTTATTGCGGATTTTGCAGCCGCTAAAAAGGGCGACAGCTGCCCCAAGTGCGGCGGGGAATTAAACGAGCAGAAAGGCATTGAAATGGGACACGTGTTTTTCCTTGGCAATAAATATTCCAAATCCATGAAAGCCACATTTCTTGATGAATCGGGAAAATCAAAGGAAATGGTAATGGGCTGCTATGGCATCGGTGTTTCAAGGGTGGTTGCAGCCTCTATAGAACAGAATAATGACGAGAACGGCATTATCTGGCCCATGGCAATAGCTCCTTATGAAGTGAATATTGTTGTGGTAAACGCGAAATATAAGGAAGGTATGGATTATTCTGAAGCGCTGTATAAACAGCTTAAAGAAGCGGGTGTGGATGTCATAATGGACGACCGTGATATATCTCCGGGCGTTAAGTTTAAGGATGCCGATCTTATTGGTTTCCCGTTAAGGATAGTGGTGGGTGAAAAGAACTTTGCAGCCGGACAGGTGGAAATGTCCCTAAGGCGCGACCCGAAGAACCGGGTAATGCTGGACAAGGGCGCCGCCTTTGAAGAAATAATAAATATAATAAATAAGGAAAAAAAGGGAATTTTGTGA
- a CDS encoding 4-hydroxy-3-methylbut-2-en-1-yl diphosphate synthase codes for MHKTKTVIIGGLKTGGGAPVRVQSMTNTKTVDVKGTVEQIKRLEKAGCELVRCSVPDHESALALKQIKKKINIPLIADIHFDYKLAIEAMGNGADKIRINPGNIGSEEKVIAVINAAKKHKTVIRIGVNSGSLQKNVKYTLKNKSNNADANIMVASLMEHIETFEKYDFNNIVVSLKASDVMTTVEAYKLFSKERDYPLHIGITEAGTEISGMIKSAEGLGILLYEGLGDTMRVSLTAEPELEIYAAYRMLSNLGIRKYGVEIISCPTCARTEINVIKLAKDVEKMTMYIPKPLKVAVMGCSVNGPGEAAHADIGVSGGKKVGIITVKGKIIKRVPKKDLLKEFNKELMKFIK; via the coding sequence ATGCATAAGACAAAAACAGTAATTATTGGCGGATTAAAAACAGGCGGCGGCGCGCCTGTTCGCGTGCAGTCCATGACCAACACAAAGACTGTTGATGTTAAAGGGACAGTAGAACAGATTAAAAGGCTTGAAAAAGCGGGGTGCGAACTTGTCCGCTGTTCCGTGCCTGACCATGAATCCGCCCTTGCGTTAAAACAGATAAAAAAGAAGATAAACATCCCTCTTATAGCCGACATTCATTTTGACTACAAACTTGCCATAGAGGCAATGGGAAACGGCGCTGATAAGATAAGGATAAACCCGGGTAATATTGGCAGTGAAGAAAAGGTAATAGCCGTAATAAACGCCGCTAAAAAACACAAAACTGTAATACGCATTGGTGTTAATTCAGGATCGCTTCAGAAAAATGTAAAATATACGCTTAAGAATAAAAGCAATAACGCTGATGCCAATATAATGGTAGCCAGCCTTATGGAACACATTGAAACATTTGAAAAATATGATTTTAATAATATTGTTGTCTCCCTGAAAGCATCCGATGTAATGACCACGGTGGAAGCGTACAAATTATTTTCTAAAGAGCGCGATTACCCGCTGCATATAGGGATAACAGAGGCGGGCACGGAAATATCGGGCATGATAAAATCTGCCGAAGGGCTTGGCATACTTTTATATGAAGGCCTTGGTGATACCATGAGGGTGTCATTAACGGCAGAGCCGGAACTGGAAATCTATGCGGCGTACAGAATGCTGTCCAACCTGGGCATACGTAAATATGGCGTTGAAATAATATCCTGCCCCACATGCGCCAGGACTGAAATTAACGTAATCAAACTTGCCAAAGACGTGGAAAAAATGACAATGTACATTCCCAAACCCCTTAAAGTGGCTGTTATGGGTTGCTCTGTAAACGGCCCCGGAGAAGCGGCGCACGCGGACATTGGCGTGTCCGGCGGTAAGAAAGTGGGCATTATAACTGTTAAGGGAAAGATAATCAAACGCGTCCCCAAAAAAGACCTTTTAAAAGAGTTCAATAAAGAACTGATGAAGTTTATAAAATAG
- a CDS encoding Rrf2 family transcriptional regulator codes for MKIINKDTDYAVRALMTLAGNGDSYMSAKAISKVQNIPYPFLRRLLKPLIKNKVVESKEGAEGGVRLLIHPGKIKVIDLIKIYHKGFEMSECMFRGKPCCNRQTCVLRREVMKIEKLVTGRFEKMTIKSLLQNKN; via the coding sequence ATGAAAATCATAAATAAAGACACTGATTACGCGGTAAGGGCGCTGATGACGCTTGCAGGAAACGGTGATTCTTACATGTCGGCGAAAGCTATCTCTAAAGTACAGAACATCCCCTATCCGTTTCTGCGCAGGCTTTTAAAACCTTTGATAAAAAATAAAGTGGTAGAATCAAAAGAAGGCGCGGAAGGCGGGGTTAGGCTTCTTATACACCCCGGTAAAATAAAAGTGATTGACCTGATAAAAATATATCACAAAGGATTTGAAATGTCCGAATGCATGTTCCGCGGGAAACCGTGCTGCAACCGTCAGACCTGTGTGTTAAGGCGTGAAGTGATGAAGATTGAAAAACTTGTGACAGGCAGGTTTGAAAAAATGACAATTAAATCTCTGCTCCAAAATAAAAATTAA
- a CDS encoding hydroxylamine reductase: MYCNQCQETVKNTACTMKGVCGKNDSTSNLQDLLIFLLQGISYYAEKTGNKDRKYGLFLCQGLFATITNANFDDDKIENLIKKALVLRGELKVKAGADSDAPDCAVWEGSTKEEFAQKALLTGVLSYSSNEDARSLKSLMVYGLKGIAAYADHAAMLGYYDDEVFAFVIKALASIPKNLGADELTALVLATGDTAVKTMALLDKANTETYGKPEITKVNIGVRNNPGILISGHDLKDMSELLKQTEGTGVDVYTHSEMLPANYYPAFKKYKQFAGNYGGSWWHQNKEFETFNGPILMTTNCIVPVKDSYKDRIFTTGMAGYPGVKHIAEREDGKAKDFSVLIELAKKCPPPTEIEKGEIIGGFAHDQILALADKVVDAIKSGAIKRFVVMGGCDGRQPSRSYFTEVAETLPKDTVILTAGCAKYRYNKLNLGDIGGIPRVLDAGQCNDSYSLAVVALKLKEVFGLKDINELPISFDIAWYEQKAVAVLLALLSLGVKGIRLGPTIPAFISPNVVKVLVEKFNIKPIGDVKGDVEAMMAGK, from the coding sequence ATGTACTGTAATCAGTGTCAGGAAACAGTTAAGAACACAGCCTGTACGATGAAGGGGGTATGCGGGAAGAACGACAGTACTTCAAACCTGCAGGACCTTCTGATATTCCTTCTGCAGGGAATATCTTACTACGCGGAAAAAACAGGTAATAAAGACAGAAAATACGGATTATTTCTGTGCCAGGGCCTCTTTGCCACAATTACAAACGCGAATTTTGACGATGATAAAATAGAAAATCTTATTAAAAAAGCGCTTGTATTAAGGGGCGAGTTAAAAGTAAAAGCCGGCGCTGATTCTGACGCGCCTGACTGTGCGGTGTGGGAAGGGTCCACAAAAGAAGAATTCGCACAAAAAGCCCTTTTAACAGGGGTTTTAAGCTACAGTTCCAACGAAGACGCAAGGTCTTTGAAATCTCTGATGGTTTATGGGCTTAAAGGAATAGCCGCTTACGCGGACCACGCCGCAATGCTTGGGTATTATGACGATGAAGTATTCGCGTTTGTGATAAAGGCGCTTGCTTCAATTCCTAAAAACCTTGGTGCGGATGAACTTACCGCACTTGTGCTTGCAACCGGGGATACAGCGGTGAAAACAATGGCGCTGCTTGATAAGGCCAATACCGAAACATACGGAAAACCGGAAATTACAAAGGTAAATATAGGGGTAAGAAATAACCCGGGTATACTGATATCCGGCCATGATTTAAAGGACATGAGCGAACTGTTAAAGCAGACAGAAGGCACAGGAGTTGACGTTTATACTCACAGCGAGATGCTTCCGGCAAATTACTACCCTGCCTTTAAAAAATATAAACAATTTGCCGGTAATTACGGCGGTTCGTGGTGGCATCAGAATAAAGAATTTGAAACATTTAACGGGCCTATATTAATGACAACCAATTGCATTGTGCCGGTTAAAGATTCCTATAAAGACAGGATATTTACCACCGGAATGGCCGGGTATCCCGGAGTTAAACACATTGCAGAAAGAGAAGATGGAAAGGCAAAAGATTTTTCTGTTTTAATTGAACTTGCAAAAAAATGCCCGCCGCCGACTGAAATTGAAAAAGGCGAAATTATAGGCGGTTTTGCCCACGACCAGATTCTTGCTCTTGCTGACAAAGTGGTGGATGCCATAAAGAGCGGCGCGATAAAAAGATTTGTAGTAATGGGCGGATGCGACGGCAGGCAGCCTTCAAGAAGTTATTTTACCGAAGTGGCGGAAACACTTCCAAAAGATACTGTGATTCTTACAGCCGGCTGCGCCAAGTACAGGTATAACAAGCTTAATCTTGGGGATATAGGCGGCATACCGCGAGTACTTGATGCCGGACAGTGCAATGATTCCTATTCGCTTGCGGTTGTGGCATTAAAATTAAAAGAAGTTTTTGGCTTAAAAGACATTAATGAACTGCCGATTTCTTTTGACATCGCGTGGTACGAACAAAAAGCAGTGGCTGTGCTGCTGGCACTTCTTTCGCTGGGAGTAAAAGGCATAAGGCTTGGGCCTACAATTCCTGCGTTTATATCACCTAATGTGGTAAAGGTTCTGGTGGAAAAGTTTAACATAAAACCCATTGGGGATGTAAAAGGCGATGTGGAAGCGATGATGGCAGGAAAATAA
- a CDS encoding cold-shock protein yields the protein MATGKVKWFNEKKGYGFIEQEGGKDVFVHYEAIQMDGFKNLREGEAVNFDIVEGQKGPQAANVTKA from the coding sequence ATGGCAACAGGAAAAGTGAAATGGTTTAACGAAAAGAAAGGGTACGGTTTCATCGAACAGGAAGGCGGAAAGGACGTATTTGTACATTACGAAGCGATTCAGATGGACGGCTTTAAGAACCTCAGAGAAGGCGAAGCAGTTAATTTTGACATCGTAGAAGGACAGAAAGGGCCACAGGCCGCAAACGTAACAAAGGCCTAA
- the rseP gene encoding RIP metalloprotease RseP has translation MVEVLYIIVALGITVLVHELGHFVSAKAQGIKVEKFSIGWGPPIVSFKKGDTEYMISWLFFLGGFVKLEGEHPEEAHPENENAFLNQPVHKKLLVAVSGVFMNYVFAVFLIWVVLMAGTDVLKPQVGKLTPGYPAAAAGIKIGDMVTEINGKKVKYWEDLSEGIKEAGEKEMIIKLTRGGKEETIKIIPKIEDSVTILNEKVKRPFIGISPLAETMYIDSFEKGYPAETSGLKKGDKLISVNGNKTEYWEDFKAQMQNTKGKDSVIEVERNSAIMKFKITPKEQKNENEIIYIAGIVPAYNAIKERYNPITALGKAVDKTWELTSLTVKSIYRMITRKMAADVAGPIGVMEISYKVAKTGIINLLMLFAIININLAIVNFLPVLPLDGGLALIFTIEGITKKPVSLKVQEALMQLGWFLLIALLVFVTYKDIVRLFFKV, from the coding sequence ATGGTTGAAGTACTGTATATAATAGTTGCCCTTGGTATAACGGTTCTTGTACACGAACTTGGACATTTTGTTTCCGCCAAAGCGCAGGGGATAAAAGTTGAAAAGTTTTCAATCGGCTGGGGCCCGCCTATTGTGTCCTTTAAAAAAGGCGACACTGAATACATGATTTCCTGGCTTTTTTTCCTTGGCGGTTTTGTAAAACTTGAAGGGGAACACCCGGAAGAAGCTCACCCTGAAAATGAAAATGCTTTTTTAAATCAGCCGGTGCATAAAAAACTGCTTGTGGCAGTATCCGGGGTTTTTATGAATTATGTTTTTGCTGTTTTTCTTATATGGGTGGTTTTAATGGCGGGTACGGATGTTTTAAAACCGCAGGTAGGAAAATTAACACCGGGGTATCCTGCCGCTGCGGCAGGAATAAAGATAGGAGACATGGTAACAGAAATAAACGGTAAAAAAGTAAAGTACTGGGAAGACCTGTCAGAAGGAATAAAAGAAGCCGGCGAAAAAGAAATGATAATTAAATTAACGCGCGGCGGCAAAGAAGAGACAATTAAGATTATTCCTAAAATAGAAGACTCGGTTACGATTCTAAACGAGAAGGTAAAAAGGCCTTTTATTGGCATAAGCCCGCTTGCGGAAACAATGTATATAGACAGTTTTGAAAAGGGCTACCCCGCGGAAACATCCGGCTTAAAAAAAGGCGATAAACTTATTTCAGTAAACGGAAATAAGACAGAATACTGGGAAGATTTTAAGGCGCAGATGCAAAACACAAAAGGTAAAGATTCCGTAATAGAAGTGGAAAGAAACAGCGCTATAATGAAATTTAAAATCACCCCAAAAGAACAGAAAAACGAGAATGAAATTATTTATATTGCGGGAATAGTTCCGGCTTATAACGCAATAAAAGAAAGGTATAATCCTATAACTGCATTGGGCAAAGCTGTTGATAAAACATGGGAACTGACTTCACTTACGGTTAAATCCATTTACAGGATGATAACAAGAAAAATGGCGGCGGATGTGGCAGGGCCTATAGGCGTTATGGAAATATCATATAAAGTGGCCAAGACCGGGATAATAAACCTGCTGATGCTTTTTGCCATAATTAATATAAACTTAGCCATTGTAAACTTTCTGCCTGTGCTGCCGCTGGACGGCGGTCTTGCCCTGATATTTACAATTGAGGGAATAACAAAAAAACCTGTGTCTTTAAAAGTACAGGAAGCCTTAATGCAGCTTGGCTGGTTTCTATTAATCGCGCTTCTTGTATTTGTTACTTATAAGGATATTGTAAGGTTATTTTTTAAAGTGTAG
- a CDS encoding ribosome recycling factor, translating into MNNIFADCEGKMKKTTEHFVKELGSLRTGRASTSVLDGIKVPYYGNEMPINQVASMAVIEAKTIDIKPWDKGALSEIEKAVISSNLGVSVTNTGDSLKVRFPELTEETRKDMVKKVKKMAEETKVDVRNIRRDANEKAKEKEKNKEVSEDELKNAEGKIQKITDKAIADIDHIAKQKEEELMKI; encoded by the coding sequence ATGAACAATATATTTGCGGACTGCGAAGGCAAAATGAAAAAAACCACAGAACATTTTGTCAAGGAACTTGGGTCATTAAGGACGGGAAGGGCAAGTACTTCCGTACTTGACGGCATAAAGGTTCCCTATTACGGAAATGAAATGCCCATCAATCAGGTGGCAAGCATGGCTGTAATAGAAGCTAAGACAATAGATATTAAACCGTGGGACAAAGGCGCTTTGTCTGAAATTGAAAAAGCTGTTATATCATCAAACCTTGGAGTCTCTGTTACCAATACCGGCGACTCGCTTAAAGTAAGGTTTCCCGAGCTGACGGAAGAGACAAGAAAAGATATGGTAAAAAAAGTAAAAAAGATGGCGGAAGAAACAAAGGTAGATGTCAGAAACATACGTCGTGATGCCAATGAGAAAGCAAAAGAAAAAGAAAAAAATAAAGAAGTATCAGAAGATGAATTAAAAAACGCGGAAGGTAAAATTCAGAAGATAACCGATAAAGCCATAGCGGATATAGACCACATAGCCAAACAAAAAGAAGAAGAATTGATGAAGATTTAA